The Aquidulcibacter paucihalophilus genomic interval TTGTAACAAACAGGACACCTGTATGACCCGACACCGCAGCCGCACCCTCGGAGACCGCACGCTCGCGCCCGAGACCCTGATGATGGGCTACGGCTACGATCCCACCCTGTCGGAAGGCTCCATCAAGGCCCCGATCTTCCAGACCTCGACCTTCGTTTTCAAATCGGCCGAGGACGGCAAACGCTTCTTCGAGGTCGCCTACGGCCTGCGCCAGAAGGAGCCCGAAGAAGCCCTCGGCTTGATCTATTCGCGCATCAACAATCCGAACCTCGAGATCCTCGAGGACCGACTGGCGGTCTGGGACGCCGCCGACAAGGCGCTGGTCTTCTCCAGCGGCATGGCCGCCATCTCGACCACGATGATGGCTCTCAGCCGACCCGGGGATATCGTCGTCTATACCGCGCCGGCCTACGGCGGCACCGAATACCTCTTCGACCGCATCCTTCCCCGCATGGGGGTTCAGACGATCAGCGTCGCCGACTGCGATGGCGGCGAAGCCCTGGCCGCCGCAGTCCGCTCGGCGTCCGAGGCCGCCGCGTCGACGGGAGGCCGACTGGCGGCGGTTTACGTAGAGACCCCCGCCAATCCGACCAACCAGTTGATCGACCTGGAAGCCGCCGCCGCCGCCATCCGCGACCTCGCGCTCACCGAGCCGCCCCTTCTGGTGGTGGACAACACCTTCCTTGGCCCGCTCTGGCAGAAGCCGCTGCGGCACGGTGCCGATCTGGTGCTCTATTCGCTGACGAAATATGTCGGCGGCCACTCGGACCTGATCGCCGGTGCCTGCCTCGGTCGGG includes:
- a CDS encoding cystathionine gamma-synthase family protein — translated: MTRHRSRTLGDRTLAPETLMMGYGYDPTLSEGSIKAPIFQTSTFVFKSAEDGKRFFEVAYGLRQKEPEEALGLIYSRINNPNLEILEDRLAVWDAADKALVFSSGMAAISTTMMALSRPGDIVVYTAPAYGGTEYLFDRILPRMGVQTISVADCDGGEALAAAVRSASEAAASTGGRLAAVYVETPANPTNQLIDLEAAAAAIRDLALTEPPLLVVDNTFLGPLWQKPLRHGADLVLYSLTKYVGGHSDLIAGACLGRADLMARVGEMRTICGTITDPHTAWLLMRSLETLHIRMERSQANAMALVARLRGHPKIESVLDAGGAESSPSQQALFARQCSGAGSTFSLRLKGGEAEAFRMLNALQLFKLAVSLGGTESLVSHPSSTTHSDYSAEAKARCGIGDNLVRLSVGIENADDLYADLEQALAAI